Proteins encoded by one window of Kwoniella shivajii chromosome 8, complete sequence:
- a CDS encoding 40S ribosomal protein S14, whose product MAPKKTRAPQEQAAVNLGPNVAEGENVFGVAHIFASFNDTFVHVTDLSGKETISRVTGGMKVKADRDESSPYAAMLAAQDVAAKCKEVGITALHVKLRATGGTGTKQPGPGGQAALRALARAGMKIGRIEDVTPIPSDSTRRKGGRRGRRL is encoded by the exons ATG GCTCCCAAAAAGACTAGAGCTCCTCAAGAGCAAGCTGCTGTTAACCTCGGCCCTAACGTCGCTGAGGGTGAGAACGTCTTCGGTGTTGCTCACATCTTCGCTTC ATTCAACGACACTTTCGTCCACGTTACCGATCTCTCTGGAAAAGAAACTATTTCTCGAGTTACCGGTGGTATGAAAGTCAAGGCTGATCGAGATGAATCATCT CCTTACGCTGCGATGTTGGCTGCTCAAGATGTTGCTGCCAAATGCAAGGAAGTTGGAATCACCGCTTTACACGTTAAGCTCAGAGCCACCGGTGGTACAGGTACCAAACAACCTGGTCCAGGTGGTCAAGCCGCACTCCGAGCCCTCGCTCGTGCCGGTATGAAAATCGGTAGAATCGAAGATGTCACTCCTATCCCCTCAGACTCTACCAGAAGAAAGGGtggtagaagaggtagacGACTTTAG